From the genome of Micrococcales bacterium:
CAACGACCAGGCGTACAACCTTGTGATGGCCGTTGCTGCAGGTGAACTCGACGACCTCGGGCAGATCGCCGCGTTCCTGCGTGCGGACTAGGGGGGCCGGATCGACGACTTGCGTCAGTCGTGGTCCTCGGTCAACCCGAACAGTCCGGCGCGGGCCAGTCTCTGGAAGAGGCGGGGGTCGTGGTTCGGGTAGCCGGCCATGGCCCTCAGCGCCGCCAGTGTCGCCTCTGCGCCGATCCGCGCTTGGCCGGGGCTCACGGTGGGCCTGCCCTTTGTACGCCAGCCGCGGTCGGTCAGGATCTGGGCCACGCCTGCTTCCAGCGCGGTGCCCGAGATCCCCACCGCGCACCCGAGCAGGGCGAACCAGCCGGCCTCGGCCTCGAACCCCTTGCCCAGCGGCAGTCGCGCAAGGACCGCCCCGACGAGTTCCCGGGCATCGCCCGCCGCGTTGCGGGCTCGGGCCGTAGGGGTGAGCATTCCTTTGGACTTACGCAACAGGCCCACTGCCTGGGCGGTCTCCCGCATGGCGGCGACCGGCGGGGTGAGATCCTCCCGGTTCGCCTTGCCGATCCACCAGTCGCTCACCCCGCTGGCCTGGGCGATCTGCTCGACAGTGGCCGGCGGCAAGTAGCCAGCCGTGGTCAGTTTCACGCCGGGGCCGACGGCCTCCAGCACAGACCGCCATGGCCGTGCCGCCCGTTGCGCATCCTCGTCGTCCAGGCCCTGCGGCTGGCGCGGACCCAGCGCGTCCAGCCATGTGCTCACCACACCCCAGCCACGCATTGACGTGAGTAGATCCACGAGCGGATCGGGCAGGCCGTGCCAGGGCAGGTGCTCCCCGGCGGCCCACACGCGCATGGCTTCGGTCGCCTCCTCGGCGTCGAACGCGTCGGGGTGGTAGCCCTCGGGGAGCCAGCCATGGGCGTGCTCGACGTCCTGGAACTGGTCGGGCAGGTCGTCGGCCTGGGCTCCGGCCCGAAGCCATGCGGCGACCTCGTGGTGACTCCAGATCCCGCCGACGTCCTCCGGCGGGCAGGCCCGCTCACCAGCGACACAGCTCGGCTGCCGGTTCTCCGGCGTCAACGGCCCCGTCGACTCCAGCGTGACCCGGTGCTCCCAGCCGTCGCCGAAGTCGTACAGGTAGGTCATTTGATCCCCCGGCGCGCACAGCACCTGGTCCAGGCGCACGGTGTCCTCGCGGATGCCTTCCTCGCCTTCCTGCTCATCGAACTCGGTGATGAAGTACGCCTGGTCGTGCCCGTCGTCGGCGCCGGGGGAGAAGCGGTGCAGGTGTGAGTCCGTCCAACCCATCGCCGCCTGGAACAGGGTGTGGACGGCATCGAGTGTGAGATCACCGGGCAGCGTCAGGCGCCGCCAGATCCTCGGCTGGGATTCCTGCAACTCGATGGTCACGGTGAGCAGGCTCGGGGAGTCGGGTGGCGGCGGGAGATCGATCTCAGGATTCGCCCGAGCCGCGAACGCTGCGAGGTCACCGCTGGTGATGTGCTGGGCCAGCGCCATG
Proteins encoded in this window:
- a CDS encoding plasmid pRiA4b ORF-3 family protein; the encoded protein is MTELPPLPDDPASLKAWAEALGRDDLMALAQHITSGDLAAFAARANPEIDLPPPPDSPSLLTVTIELQESQPRIWRRLTLPGDLTLDAVHTLFQAAMGWTDSHLHRFSPGADDGHDQAYFITEFDEQEGEEGIREDTVRLDQVLCAPGDQMTYLYDFGDGWEHRVTLESTGPLTPENRQPSCVAGERACPPEDVGGIWSHHEVAAWLRAGAQADDLPDQFQDVEHAHGWLPEGYHPDAFDAEEATEAMRVWAAGEHLPWHGLPDPLVDLLTSMRGWGVVSTWLDALGPRQPQGLDDEDAQRAARPWRSVLEAVGPGVKLTTAGYLPPATVEQIAQASGVSDWWIGKANREDLTPPVAAMRETAQAVGLLRKSKGMLTPTARARNAAGDARELVGAVLARLPLGKGFEAEAGWFALLGCAVGISGTALEAGVAQILTDRGWRTKGRPTVSPGQARIGAEATLAALRAMAGYPNHDPRLFQRLARAGLFGLTEDHD